ATAGTTGCAGACGCCGACCAAAACGGCCTGGACAGCAGCGACCCCGTCATCAGCCGTACCCAGTTTGGGGCCGGTGAGTGGGGCCGGGTGCAGGGCAGCTTGCGGCAGTGCACTAACGCTGACGCAGCCGCCGCCAGCAGCGCCGAGGTGGTTTTCGACGCGCGGGGGGTCTACCAGCTTGCCACCAGCCGCAGCGTGCAGCTTTCCATCGGCTCATATAGCCGCTTTGTCAACATCAACCAACAGGGTCGTGCCCAGATTCGCACGTCCTGTCCATAGGAGCAACCATGCAGAACCGAGGCGTTACCTTAGTAGAGTTGCTGATTGCCCTGGCCGTGATGGGGGTGGCCTTTGGGGTGCTGGTGTTCTCGCAAGCTACCAACTACCGTGTTACGGCTCGAGCGGGGGTGGTGAGCCAGGTGAAGGACACCGCCACGCAAATTCTGGAAAACCAGGTGGGGGTTGTACTGGCCAACTTTACCCGCTACTACAATGGCTGCCCTACCGGGAGCGAAACCGGCTGTTTTGGAACCGGCTTTATCATCAACAGCGGTATCGACGAAGGCCTGGACGGCGAAGGGCAAATCCTGATTCAGTCCTCCGCAGCCAGCCAGGGCATTGTGGTCAATCTGACGACCAAGGTTTCGTGCTACGACAGCTTTGCTTCACGCACCGCTGCTATTGGGTCACGTAGCCTCGAGCCCTGCCCCCGTCCCAACTAGGAGCCTGCTATGCGAACCCAAGGTTTTACAATCCTCGAGCTACTGGTGGTGCTGGTCATTTTTACTGGGGTGCTGACCATCGCGACCCGTTTCCTGGCCAGCCAATCGCAGGATACCCGCATCGTGCAGGAGCGCAACGAGGTGCAAGACCGGGCCCGTCTGGTGCTGCAGATGGTAAGCCAGGACTTGATTTTGGCGGGCTCGAGCCGCTTCATCCGGGGCAACGAGGTGCGCTTTGATGAGGCCAACTGGGTTTCTTGTGCACCCGGAACCCCCTGCCTGACCGGTGACGATCACAGCGAGCGCGATACCTTTATCACCCGTTACCACACCAGCCTTTATCCCAACGGTCAGGAATGCCGCGCTGTGGGCTATGCCTTCAGCGGAACCACCCTTTTGCGGGCGGATGTGCCGTGCAGTAGTCAGGATCCGACTGGGGCCATTCCGGCCAGCAGCTACCGCGAGTTTGCTGCCAATATCACCCAGCTCAACATTAGCTATGTCTGCGGGGATGCGGCAGCTACCGAAGTGGGGCGGCCCAGCGATTGTGTTAGGGTGGTCAACCTCACCGAACGTTTTGTGCGGGCTGCACTGGTTACCGTTACGGCAGCCTCGCCTCAGGGTACCTACACCTACACCATTGCCCAGCGCGTACCGATCCGCAACCTGAAAACCGACGAGGTGCTGTGATGAGACAACCCCAAGGAATTGCCCTGGTCGTCACGCTGGCCATCCTGGTAGCAGTTGCGCTGCTGGCTTTTGCTACCTCGGTGACCACCATGCTCAGCC
This genomic window from Meiothermus cerbereus DSM 11376 contains:
- a CDS encoding GspH/FimT family pseudopilin, whose translation is MIALGGGWFSSDRMRVNQAAQILSADVTRARLEALRRNVPVGIRFDFRPGANRYEIVADADQNGLDSSDPVISRTQFGAGEWGRVQGSLRQCTNADAAAASSAEVVFDARGVYQLATSRSVQLSIGSYSRFVNINQQGRAQIRTSCP
- a CDS encoding type II secretion system protein, yielding MQNRGVTLVELLIALAVMGVAFGVLVFSQATNYRVTARAGVVSQVKDTATQILENQVGVVLANFTRYYNGCPTGSETGCFGTGFIINSGIDEGLDGEGQILIQSSAASQGIVVNLTTKVSCYDSFASRTAAIGSRSLEPCPRPN
- a CDS encoding prepilin-type N-terminal cleavage/methylation domain-containing protein yields the protein MRTQGFTILELLVVLVIFTGVLTIATRFLASQSQDTRIVQERNEVQDRARLVLQMVSQDLILAGSSRFIRGNEVRFDEANWVSCAPGTPCLTGDDHSERDTFITRYHTSLYPNGQECRAVGYAFSGTTLLRADVPCSSQDPTGAIPASSYREFAANITQLNISYVCGDAAATEVGRPSDCVRVVNLTERFVRAALVTVTAASPQGTYTYTIAQRVPIRNLKTDEVL